The Geotalea uraniireducens Rf4 genome window below encodes:
- the nifS gene encoding cysteine desulfurase NifS, whose product MKEIYLDNNATTKVDEAVFEEMRPYFCELYGNPSSMHFFGGQVQKKVDEARNRVAALLGASPEEIIFTACGTESDNAAIRSALEVFPEKRHIITTRVEHPAVLTLCRNLTKRGYRVTELNVDGEGRLDLNELKAAIDDNTAIVSVMYANNETGVVFPVEEVAAIAKSKGALFHTDAVQAVGKIPLNMANSAIDMLSLSGHKLHAPKGIGILYVRKGVPFRPLMVGGHQEKGRRAGTENTASIIALGKACEVAGDFMDDENTRVKAMRDRLEKELMNRIPNARINGGAAERLPNTTSIAFEFVEGEAILLLLSEKGICASSGSACTSGSLEPSHVLRAMGVPFTCAHGSIRFSLSRFTTDADIDAVIRELPPIVQRLREMSPFGREFLSR is encoded by the coding sequence ATGAAGGAAATCTACCTGGACAACAATGCCACCACCAAGGTCGATGAGGCAGTCTTCGAGGAGATGCGCCCCTATTTCTGTGAGCTGTATGGCAATCCCAGTTCCATGCATTTTTTCGGTGGCCAGGTGCAGAAAAAGGTTGATGAGGCAAGAAACCGGGTCGCAGCCCTTTTGGGCGCCTCGCCGGAGGAAATCATCTTTACCGCCTGTGGCACCGAGAGCGACAACGCTGCCATTCGTTCCGCTCTGGAAGTTTTTCCGGAAAAGCGTCATATCATAACCACCAGGGTGGAACATCCGGCAGTGCTGACTCTCTGCCGGAACCTTACCAAGCGGGGCTACCGGGTGACGGAGCTTAATGTGGACGGCGAGGGACGGCTGGATCTGAATGAGCTCAAAGCTGCGATCGATGACAACACTGCCATCGTCTCGGTCATGTACGCCAATAACGAAACCGGCGTCGTCTTTCCTGTCGAGGAGGTGGCTGCCATTGCCAAGTCAAAGGGGGCGCTGTTTCACACCGATGCAGTGCAGGCCGTGGGCAAGATTCCCCTCAACATGGCAAACTCTGCTATAGACATGCTTTCCCTGTCCGGGCACAAGCTCCATGCCCCCAAGGGGATCGGTATCCTTTATGTAAGGAAGGGCGTGCCCTTTCGGCCTCTCATGGTTGGCGGACACCAGGAAAAGGGTCGCAGGGCCGGGACGGAGAACACCGCATCCATAATTGCCCTTGGGAAGGCATGCGAGGTGGCCGGTGATTTCATGGATGATGAAAACACCCGTGTCAAGGCCATGCGCGACCGTCTTGAAAAAGAGCTGATGAACCGCATCCCCAATGCCCGCATCAACGGCGGTGCTGCGGAGAGGCTTCCCAACACCACGTCCATCGCCTTCGAGTTCGTGGAAGGGGAGGCTATCCTGCTGCTTCTGAGCGAGAAGGGTATCTGCGCCTCGTCCGGCAGTGCCTGCACATCCGGTTCGCTGGAGCCGTCCCACGTGCTTCGCGCCATGGGAGTGCCGTTCACCTGCGCCCACGGCTCAATCCGCTTCTCCCTGTCGCGCTTCACCACTGATGCTGATATCGATGCCGTCATCCGCGAGCTTCCGCCGATCGTTCAGCGGTTGCGGGAGATGTCGCCGTTCGGGCGGGAATTCCTTTCAAGGTAA